One part of the Haliaeetus albicilla chromosome 9, bHalAlb1.1, whole genome shotgun sequence genome encodes these proteins:
- the LOC104315264 gene encoding platelet glycoprotein Ib alpha chain-like, which produces MGPSSGGLAPHTAQLALVAGLVRKCSAKTMYQHFLFLFFLFFHLHKCQDQILGEDPYEMPKDYQEVYRGTKNDIKEIPKIVKPFISEMIFVQTSITAIRKGAFGYMPNLIKILFIGNKIKTVEPGAFDNLVKLRDLEISGALLEELAVGTFQNLPSLQRLELRDSHLRYIPKGLFDGLENLGELSLHINAISSLPEGIFDSLVNLTFLDLARNRITTLPGDAFSKLPRLQVLRLYENELQDLPEGLLDSQSGLLELSLQSNRLRALPSMFLRRLPHLEKLLLDNNFIEVLPPQGFFGLNKLKLLTLSSNHITELPCCLFDTMPHLRELDLGRNSLAMLPDGIFVNLTSLGKLILSHNQLAALPRGAFTGLSKLLDLQLDTNQLSALDDEVFVSLPNLKTLNLRKNQLESVPRGLLDPLKKLSSVYLSGNPWRCDCNLCYLHSWILRNSEKVKLSTQVSCKSPPHLAGQAVTSLRDDHLTCQATLPLSASFTPSLPFTSTSSQGISMLLSPGALPTAAPTTLSLAAFPIMALPTKLSPVATSAMMPTMPTEAFFTTPSPTVLLKAFIATSSPPVLPKTSITTSSSTNVPKTSITTPSSTMLPKTSITMTTSTMLPKASITTPSSSVLPETSITTPSPTVLSETSITTPSPVVLSEASITTLSPAVPPETSITTPSPVVPPEASITTPSPAVLPETSINTPSSTMLPKASITIPSPTVLPETSVTTPSPAVLPDTSINIPSPTVLPKASITTPSPAVPQEAFSLCVTPAVISLQPPGTPSPEPALSTLASATTSVPTSPLAATTRRASPALLVPAERPATIQWGTSSISLVSAPPEALWPPPRAAVPGTVLLASHSPSHRAPAPGGEPDRATAWDLSTVGTRPAPTAPQRAPIPAGTVLLPTPPVPPPPDHTSPWPASPPLAPSGHHTWGFALRSSPRHCRASLALGLAALALQAGCTLLWGTLVLLLRQATRRRGHPMPPVRLLRLQALGAPGPPEQTRAPL; this is translated from the exons ATGGGACCCTCGTCTGGTGGCCTCGCTCCTCACACGGCACAGCTCGCTCTGGTGGCTGGACTCGTTCGCAAGTGCTCAGCCAA gacAATGTACCAgcatttcctcttccttttcttcctcttcttccatcTCCATAAATGCCAAGATCAAATCCTGGGTGAAGATCCCTATGAAATGCCCAAAGACTACCAGGAGGTCTACAGAGGGACAAAAAATGACATCAAAGAGATCCCAAAGATTGTAAAGCCCTTCATTTCTGAGATGATCTTTGTGCAAACCAGCATCACTGCTATAAGGAAAGGTGCCTTTGGGTACATGCCCAACCTGATCAAGATTTTGTTTATTGGCAACAAGATCAAGACAGTTGAACCTGGAGCCTTTGATAATTTGGTCAAGCTGAGGGACTTGGAGATCTCTGGTGCCTTGTTGGAAGAACTAGCTGTGGGCACTTTCCAAAACCTCCCAAGCTTGCAGAGGCTGGAGCTGAGAGACAGCCACCTCAGATACATCCCCAAAGGCCTGTTTGATGGGCTGGAAAATTTGGGAGAGCTCTCCCTGCACATCAATGCAATCTCTTCTCTTCCAGAAGGCATTTTTGATTCTCTCGTCAATCTAACATTTTTGGACCTTGCTAGAAACAGGATCACAACTCTTCCTGGGGATGCCTTTAGCAAACTCCCTCGGCTGCAAGTCCTCCGGCTGTATGAGAATGAGTTGCAGGACCTCCCAGAGGGGCTGCTAGACAGTCAGTCGGGACTGCTGGAGCTCAGCCTTCAGAGCAACAGGCTCAGGGCACTGCCATCCATGTTTCTGAGGAGGCTGCCTCACCTGGAGAAGCTCCTCTTGGACAACAACTTCATCGAGGTTCTCCCACCTCAGGGCTTTTTTGGTTTAAACAAATTGAAGCTGCTGACTCTGAGTTCAAACCACATTACGGAGCtcccctgctgcctttttgaCACCATGCCACACCTGCGGGAGCTGGACCTGGGCAGGAACAGTTTGGCCATGCTTCCAGACGGCATCTTTGTCAACCTCACGTCTCTTGGCAAACTCATCTTGTCCCACAACCAGCTAGCAGCCCTGCCAAGAGGAGCCTTCACTGGGCTCAGCAAGCTGTTGGACCTCCAGCTGGACACAAATCAGCTCTCTGCTCTGGATGATGAggtctttgtttctctcccAAATCTGAAAACCCTCAACCTTCGGAAGAACCAGCTGGAGAGTGTGCCCCGAGGGCTTCTGGACCCCCTGAAGAAGCTCAGCTCAGTGTATCTGAGTGGAAACCCATGGAGATGTGACTGCAACCTCTGCTACCTGCACAGCTGGATCCTACGCAACAGTGAGAAGGTCAAATTGTCCACCCAAGTATCATGCAAGAGTCCACCCCACCTGGCAGGGCAAGCAGTGACATCGCTGAGGGATGACCACTTAACTTGCCAAGCTACTCTGCctctttcagcttcttttaCCCCATCTCTGCCATTCACCTCCACATCATCACAGGGGATATCAATGTTGCTGTCACCTGGAGCCTTGCCCACTGCAGCGCCAACCACGTTGTCACTAGCAGCCTTTCCCATCATGGCACTGCCAACCAAGCTGTCACCTGTGGCCACCTCTGCCATGATGCCAACCATGCCAACGGAGGCCTTCTTCACCACTCCATCACCAACTGTGCTGCTGAAGGCCTTCATTGCTACCTCATCACCACCTGTGCTGCCCAAGACCTCCATCACCACCTCATCATCAACCAATGTGCCCAAGACCTCCATCACCACACCATCATCAACCATGCTGCCCAAGACATCCATCACCATGACAACATCAACCATGCTGCCAAAGGCCTCCATCACCACCCCATCATCATCTGTGCTGCCTGAGACCTCCATCACCACCCCATCACCAACTGTGCTGTCTGAGACCTCCATCACCACCCCATCACCAGTTGTGCTGTCTGAGGCCTCCATCACCACCCTATCGCCAGCTGTGCCACCTGAGACCTCTATCACCACTCCATCACCAGTTGTGCCACCTGAGGCCTCCATCACCACGCCATCACCAGCTGTGCTGCCAGAGACCTCCATCAACACACCATCATCAACCATGCTGCCAAAGGCCTCCATCACCATCCCATCACCAACTGTGTTGCCCGAGACCTCCGTCACCACCCCATCACCAGCTGTGCTGCCAGACACCTCCATCAATATACCATCACCAACTGTGCTGCCCAAGGCTTCCATCACCACCCCATCACCCGCTGTGCCACAGGAGGCCTTCAGCCTGTGTGTAACTCCAGCCGTCATAAGCCTACAGCCtcctgggacccccagcccAGAGCCTGCACTGTCCACTCTAGCTTCTGCCACCACATCAGTGCCAACCAGCCCGCTGGCAGCCACCACCAGACGAGCGTCTCCTGCTCTTCTGGTGCCCGCGGAGAGGCCAGCCACCATTCAGTGGGGGACATCCAGCATCTCCCTTGTCTCGGCCCCCCCTGAGGCACTCTGGCCaccccccagggctgctgtgccggGCACGGTCCTTCTGGCCTCACACTCCCCGTCCCACCGTGCTCCTGCGCCAGGCGGGGAGCCGGACCGTGCCACCGCATGGGACTTGTCCACGGTTGGCACCCGGCCCGCTCCCACTGCCCCGCAACGCGCTCCCATCCCTGCAGGCACCGTCCTGCTCCCGACACCTCCTGTCCCCCCGCCGCCAGACCATACGAGCCCCTGGCCGGCCTCCCCACCCCTGGCCCCCAGCGGCCATCACACCTGGGGCTTCGCCCTGCGGTCCAGCCCACGGCACTGCCGGGCGTCCCTGGCCCTGGGCCTGGCCGCGCTGGcgctgcaggcaggctgcacGCTGCTCTGGGGCACACTCGTCCTTCTCCTGCGCCAAGCCACCCGCCGCCGGGGCCACCCCATGCCACCAGTGAGGCTGCTGCGTCTCCAAGCCCTGGGTGCCCCGGGGCCCCCCGAGCAAACCCGGGCACCGCTTTGA
- the LOC138686870 gene encoding uncharacterized protein isoform X2 — MQGRWSEAPGVWAGRYACSKASARGLTPGWTHASGKEQPRAGPRGCARFTRGAVWAVSCLYRHTRPLLLPPRSRHGWGLTANAFPPARLQPRWTPKAFSPALSLPVLRGRASVRAAGPPESGKAARPRHNGRRVPRCCSCRLPAPGLSELVQYLIHRPGQLFTAGCFAPGRGCTVGQLAQPQLTGHAGWVAGARQGSALPLGAGCGAGLGFTLLHGCRSDACVRAIPRHRGTARTGACRAGVRGVPDLCPLLLHHWSKVSCIPASSIKQQAFQQGKFTLRKCGEEGKRQRAGRCPGSAWVVSHPFWP, encoded by the coding sequence ATGCAGGGAAGGTGGTCAGAAGCCCCTGGGGTCTGGGCTGGCCGGTACGCCTGCAGCAAAGCTTCTGCTCGGGGTCTCACCCCGGGCTGGACACACGCCTCCGGCAAGGAGCAGCCACGTGCCGGTCCCCGTGGGTGCGCACGCTTCACACGCGGGGCCGTGTGGGCTGTGTCCTGCCTTTACCGGCACACCCGacccctcctgctgcccccacGGTCCCGGCACGGGTGGGGGCTGACGGCAAATGCGTTCCCCCCTGCCCGGCTCCAACCTCGGTGGACACCAAAAGCCTTTTCTCCTGCCCTTTCCCTGCCTGTGCTCAGAGGCAGAGCAAGCGTGAGAGCGGCCGGACCCCCAGAGAGCGGGAAGGCCGCCCGGCCACGGCACAACGGCAGACGCGTGCCCCGGTGCTGCTCCTGCCGGCTGCCAGCCCCCGGGCTGAGCGAGCTGGTGCAGTATTTAATTCACAGGCCGGGGCAGCTGTTCACCGCGGGCTGCTTCGCGCCGGGCAGAGGATGTACCGTTGGGCAGCTGGCCCAGCCCCAGCTCACCGGGCACGCCGGCTGGGTCGCGGGAGCACGGCAGGGCTCGGCGTTACCCCTGGGTGCAGGCTGCGGTGCCGGGCTGGGCTTCACGCTGCTGCACGGATGCCGCTCTGATGCGTGTGTAAGAGCCATACCACGGCACCGGGGCACGGCACGGACCGGCGCTTGCCGTGCAGGTGTGCGGGGTGTTCCTGACCTCTGCCCGCTGCTCCTGCATCACTGGAGCAAAGTTTCCTGCATCCCGGCATCTTCCATCAAACAGCAGGCGTTTCAGCAAGGCAAGTTCACCCTGCGCAAGTGCGGGGAGGAAGGCAAAAGACAGCGGGCTGGTAGGTGCCCAGGCTCAGCCTGGGTGGTCTCCCATCCCTTCTGGCCTTAA